The genomic interval gaaaaccagtttgaataaatagcagcagatagagctgcatgtcataatcatgtaatttattttcatcttgtctggctttattgactgcatgccgatcatgtggcatggcagtgacttttcactctgtcagaaatacactgtacataacacagctcccactctccctcactaatgcctaccccaagccgtgacaactgatgcttggaaattgtgtggaagagtacacctctctatttctctccaatgctcttcctgctgacatgcagtgacaccggacaccccacagaatttagccagctacccctccaccccccccgcctccctctctctctcactccctccagccatgtactgttgggctgtggccagagaggtcagctccaactgttcactcagagcaaaaccagttgactgtgtcgtaacttttgacacagcaagacaactgaagggttcacagattaggcaaccgactcactggtcaaggctgaggggaaacaagagtatcttgtcaatgaaagaggttacacacagacacacgatgctgagaactgtggccggtttttcactctctttcgctcaggaccttcatcgactgtggtttctgttgtttacgtccaacagacaagaataaagagcacagtgcagtttcatgttggcatcttcgcatgtactccactcctgaccaaaactaccccccctcctgatgggtacaggtgcactcaagttaccagtgactgtggtcacgccattgcggctgtgatctttgcaccaagagccggactgctctgttatcgattttgttgtggtgaaaatttgacgatggtctgtccgtacattggaggtatgacctgctgttgggaccgaaaatgagtgtccgtgtccacgttttgcaggtgtccgtttaagggggggcaaataaagaaggaaaacactccgtgccgagcaaatgtgtccgtacatgtcaggtgtccgctcacgcagggggccgtacattgcagggactgctgtatagaatatagtcaatttttgtaaagattttagtcaagcagtatgtaagaaatgttaagtcctttgtactggaaacttgcattctcccagtaaggtaatatattgtactacgttgcaagcccctggagcaattttttgattagtgcttttgtgaacaagaagcaattaacaagtggctctatcccatctcccccccctttccccgtcgcgacataaccttcgtggttgaaaatgacgtaaaacgccaaataaagaaagaaaggaaagagaaatgtttttgtgtgtttgtgtgtgtgagaagttATTGTATAATAATGTATGTGTGATGAGACAGAGAAGTTTGACTATTTGCAGAATTTCTCCTATTAATTTAATGAACAGTAAACAAATTAGCTCTTATATCATCTGAATTTGAATAATATAACATTTGTTGATACTTCACAGCATGTCAAAACTATGTTTCAGTTGTGTGTAGCTTCAGCAAGGTGATAGCCGTCCAAGTAGATCCATGACAAACATGGTTCTCTTGATTATTCttctgtttttgatttttgttagATCTGTGGGATCGACTGATGGAAGCAAGAATAAAATTGCAGAAGACATTATCACTGGTTCATAAGATACCAACGGGTGTTCAAGATGGCGAAGCACAACAGGGTggtatgtttttttctttggaaGTCTTTCGCTCTGTCAATGTGAATGGCTGTAACCGTACTCAACTCATCATTGCCATCAAATGAATTGGTGACATGATGAATATTAAAGAGCATATTATTATATACAATGTATGATTTaaactttttgaaaaaaaaatttctttgtttaattaaaAGAACGCAATGTACTGTCCTATTTAATAGAATTAGAAGCCTATTGCAGTTACAACTGTTTCAGGTTTCTAGTTGTTGGCACTTGATCAGGACTTAAGTATTTGTCAGCATCATTGCAAATAAAAATGATTGAACATCTATCCTGCACAGTGATATCCCCTTTCTGAGACTGCAAACAAATCAGAGAAAACCGGGTCCTAGAATAGACAttaatttacagatgttataaaCAGAAGAAtaagacaggggggggggggggggggtggtcgggCCTGAAAAGAGAGGGGTCTACATATGGACATACATTTATGGATATTGTACACATAAAACttgtcaccccccgcgggttagggggtgtcccatattggttgggacgagaaagaatttacccgatgctccccagcatgtcgtaagaggcgactaacggattctgtttctccttttacccttgttaagtgtttcttgtatagaatatagtcaatttttgtaaagattttagtcaagcagtatgtaagaaatgttaagtcctttgtactggaaacttgcattctcctagtaaggtaatatattgtactacgttgcaagcccctggagcaaatttttgattagtgcttttgtgaacaagaaacaattgacaagtggctctatcccatctccccccttcccctgtcgcgatataaccttcgtggttgaaaacgacgttaaacaccaaataaagaaagaaagacataaaACTTGTCTAAAAAGGGGGACGTGTCGGTCATGAAAGGGGGATTCAACTGTGCATGACAAGGTCTTTcctcttcttgtcgttcgccttgCAAGGTCTTTCCTTATAAACAGTGTACCTCGGTTTTTATGGTTTTATTATTTCCTCCACAGCCCAGTCTGCACTGAATGAGCTTGGCTGCTCTCTTTGCGGCCTTCAGTCACCCAACAAGTCAACACCAAGGTAAGGTATTTATCGTCTGTGCTCATTGTCTTCGCCCAAGGAGAAATACAGCACAAAGAGCAAAACTAGCACTTAAATGTTTATGATTATTTTATGAAAAAAACATAAACAACCAGTAACATTCCACAGATATCAAGACGAGTTTACAGAATGTTGTGATACAGTGGAAGCTGCCCTGGTAACCACCTGTTGATAACAAGCACCTGCGCATTAAGACCACACCAAAGAAACCCTGACACGGTTCCTTCCTGTATAATTCAACTtttcataacgaccacctgtctataaggAACCCTTTTGGTTGGTCACTTGGGTTGTCCTTATAGACGGGTTCACCTGTATTTTCTGAAAGTTTCTACCCTTTGTTATTCAGGGTTAAtgtcatgattttttttaacaatggcACACTGGTTTCTCAATGTAAACATGTGTCTGGAATGTGACGATGACATAACTCTCAGAAATGCAGGTGTCAAGTACAAGAATTTTGAACTTTTGGCCAAGAGAAATAAAAAGATGATCATGGGGGTATTGGAGAGCGTACCAAGTTAGCTTGTGTTACAGAATCTATGGTTTTAAAAATAGTCCAATTCTTTTGttgcagaaaaagaaaagccgATGCAGATCTGGAGCAGAGAGCAAAGGAGAACTTCACAAGTTATCAGCCTTATAGGTGAGCCTTGGCACAATCTTGTTCAACAATAGCATTTTACTCTTTGTTGGAGAACGTGACTGGGTATTGGAAAACAGTTTCTCGTAAATGAATtgctcttgtgtgtgtttgcgcccTTTACATTTACAGTAACTTGATGCACATcagttactgatttttttttataaaccaaAAATATCATTAATGTATTTGGATGTTTCTTCAAGACATTGTGCTTTACAACTCTGATTGCAGACCTACAGTATCATCTTAATTTTTTGTGTCATTAATTATTCTAACTTTTATACCACCTACAGCTTGTATGTTTAGTGTTGCTCTACTTTGTTTCAGAAACGACACACTAACATTCTGGGATGATAAAACCCGCCTTGCGTCCAAGAAGTTCAAGTCCTTCAATTCTTTTAATACTTCAGTCTTGAAACAGATAGAACAGGTAAATTGCTGGGTTTTCTTTCAGACTGCACTTTCATTGCTGATTacagcaatatatatatatcttttgaACCTCAAAACTAAATATGTGTGAGAAAATGTGGGTATGTATTAGGTACTAAGGTTGATCATTGTCAAAGTTAAAACATCTGTTTTTATACtctgaacctttttttttttttaaatggcagGGGGTTATGAAATGTGAGGTGACCATCAAATAAGCCCAAACATTTTAAACATCAAATAGCACCTTTGGAGTGGAAATGAATTAGCAATTTGTTCCTCTTTTCAGTCTCTTTTCTTTAGTTTACAGTACATGTCGTCAGTGGCCTTCAAAGACCTCGTAACTTACATTTTCCCGATTTTCGGATTTTTGCATGGTTCCGTCCCTTGATTTTTTTCCTATCATCTGTGAAAAGCTTGTAACTCTATCTATTTTGCAAAGGTCTTTTTCCCCTGATTTTAAAAACCTCGTATTGCCCTTGGGTGTTGAGACATTAGCGACATTGTGTTTGTATAGTGCACTAAAATTAAATGTGTAGAGTATGCAGATGTAACTATAAAATTATTATCTGATAGTGAGTGATACTCCtgcttttgatgttgtttgaTTATGTTGTCCTTGAAGTTGCaatgtaccccccgcgggttagggggagtcccatattggttgggacaagaaagaatttacccgatgctacccagcatgtcgtaagaggcgactaacggttctgtttctccttttacccttgttaagtgtttcttgtatagaatatagtcaatgtttgtaaagattttagtcaagcagtatgtaagaaatgttaagtcctttgtactggaaacttgcattctcccagtaaggtcatatattgtactacgttgcaagcccctggagcagttttttgattagtgcttttgtgaacaagaaacaattgacaagtggctctatcccatctcccccctttcccctatcccatctcccccttttcccgtcgcgatataaccttgaatggttgaaaacgacgttaaacaacaaataaagaaaaaacattAGCGGGAAAACCTCGTATTGTCTGTTTGAATCCCTGCGAGTCTGTTGAAAATCCTCGTAATTGTTccttaaattcaaaacaaaaaagtgaaaacctCGTATCTACACGTTTTGATCTGGTGAagaggaatttgatttttaaaacacTCATTATCTCAGAACTATGATTTTGAAGATACGAGGTCTTCGAAGGCCACTGACGATGTCTAGCCCCTGATCCTCTGACAGTGATGCAAGAATATGACATCTTGTTTGatagcccggtagctcagttggtagagcactggacttgtgatcggaaggtcgcaggttcgaattcgggccgggacggacacgggtcaactttatgtgcagacccagagacggaagccatgtcccacccccgtgtcatcacaatggcacgtaaaagaccttggtcattctgccataagtgcaggtggctgaatacacctaaacacgcagacacctgggaagcgcgactccgttgctgctagctttccactgggaggaagcgacccgaatttcccagcgatgggacaataaagtaatgaaaatgaaaatgaaaatgaaaatgaaacagTGTTTCCAGAAACTAGAATTATGTGTGAGTTATCGATCAAGAAAATAAGTAATTTGTAAAAAATACTTCATGAGAATGTAGACAGTGCATCAAATGGCTAGCAGAGCCGGTTTTACAGATTTTCTCAGTGTACCGCACACTGCTCTTGCCTTGTCATGATTACCTGTAAAATCTGGAGACCAGCAGTAAACTGTAAACCTTACTGCAGAGTACCTGTTTTGCAGACTTCATGAGAATCCAAATGGTGCATTGAACGGCAATCTAAAGCGATTTTAACCAATTTAATCAGTGTTTCGCATTAATACTCTCTCctttgcatttgattttatcTGACTAATAAACCTATTTTTCTCTGAAATGTGTTTGACAGATTCTGAGCGACCGCGACAGACTAGTGCGAAGGACGAGGGTCAGCCGAGATGCTGATGCAGGTGACATCAAGGTAACATTTGTGAAAAgaggaaggaaaaaaaaagactttatttatttttatttatcacATTCATTTGAAAGTACAATCTTTGTAAAACAGGTAGCTTAACAAGGCTAGTAAAGAAAAAATCACTAGCTTTTTCAACTAACTCAATTATCAATCCCAGTCTGTAACACCTTTTCGCTGAAATCAACATCTAAAGAACAGTTTTAAAGTACAAGGTATggtttgacttttttttaaattttgtaatgctCCGTACAAAAATGTATTGACTGTGAAATGGTCACTGTGGATTCTTTGTACAGCCAGAAGAAATATTTGATGACAATGACTTCTACCAAAAACTCCTGAGGCAACTGGTGGAGCACAAAGCAGCCGATGCAGAAAATTCTGCTTCCACCCAAaggtaaggcctaaaaaaaaaataggtgtggttacggtaacccgacctaccctatttttaggggccgaccctataactttttattacatttgtcaaaaaaaacaaaaaaaaacaccaaaaaaacgagtgcagaaaacgcaatgaaagcgaaatcgcccgagtcgcgcacttatttccctgtcaagtaggtttaatttatacacattagaaaaaaaagtttaaaaaaaaagtgattgcctaccttactaccctatttttttggggctatgttactgtaaccacacttttttttttttgcctaatggaAAGAGAGAAATGCCTCCTGGCTAGACTGCTCCAATATTTTCTCACAGATCTATTCAAACTATGACACTCAATAATGAGCATGGATTGATAAACTGCGCACTCGATCCACTGAAAACATCTGTAATCTGTATCTGAAGATTCTCAAAAGGAGATGAAATGTTCACATCAAGTTCTATGTCCTGCAAGATACACAAACTATTGGTAAGTCAGGGACATAACTATTTTGATCAATGTATAACATGCAGAAAAATAGTTCAATAAAACCGTTGTGCTGATAAATAAAGGTGGTGATGGGCAATACCTAACATAACCTTTGGGTTCTGTTTCAGTCAGTGGCTTGAGATACAGAAACTGcggacgaagaaaaagaagaaagaagtggACACACGAGCAAGCAAAGGTCGCAAGCTGAGGCAAGTAAACTTCTGTGGATAAttatttatttcttttgaaggcagtctgtctgtctgattatctgcattttgttgttgttggggggggggggggggggggggggattgataTTACATGCTTCACAAACGGTTCATAGCAATCTGAACACtaaaaattgaaaacaaaagcCATGATATCTTGAAGGTGAAGAACCTGTGATAGATCGGCTCTTgtaaatacaattttgccaaaCTTTTTATTTGCTTATTTACCAAGTTTTGGGGGACTAGTTTGTACATGTAGGAAGGTCCTATggtgtttgaggattacatCAGTGATCCAATACAGTGTAGGCAACTACTACTTATTTAACATTACAGGTACAACGTACATTCCAAGCTGGTCAACTTCATGGCGCCCAGGGACGATTCCACATGGTCCGAAGATGCCAAGTAAGCATGCAGATATTAATAAGGATACCTCTGCACTCAGACTTGCTGCTTATACATGTTTTTCTTCTCCAATTCATTTTATTTGCTAATTTCTCTTTCATTTGAAAACAGaatagtctttcggatgagacgaaaaaccgaggtcccttcgtgtacactacattggggtgtgcatgttaaagatcctacgattgacaaaagggtctttcctggcaaaattgtataggcatagataaaaatgtccaccaaaataactgtgtgacttggaataataggccgtgaaaagtaggatatgcgccgaaatggctgcgatctgctggccgatgtgaatgcgtgatgtattgtgtaaaaaaattccatctcacacggcataaataaatccctgtgccttaaatatgtgcgcaatataaattgcataaaaaagataattaacaaaaaaaatccctgcgcttagaactgtacccacggaatacgcgcaatataagcctcatattgattgattgattgagacgCAGTTTGAATTATCAGCTCTTTATGGGTCATGGTGTTTTTAAATAATTCCATCTCACTTTCAAGCCAATTTTTAGCACATTAAAGTCTCTAATGAAAGGCAAAGTGAAAATCCAGGGAGTTCGTTGATTGGAAAGAAAAATTCAGCATTGGTTGATATTCTAATGTGAAAGCatagttttaatttttaatGCATTTCCTTTTAGAGCGGGTTTGATGTACATACCTGTATATCTTAAAATGATGCCTACTGGATGACTGCATCAACAATTCATGATTTATTGTGTATTGCTGTGAAGTTATGAATTTCTGCTGACAAATGCTCAACCGTGTCTCCTTTTTTCAGGAATGAATTGTTCAAGAACCTGTTCAAGATGCCAACAGACGCAGAAGGATAAGACAGGACAACACTGAATGCATGAATAAAATGTGACATTTCATTTTGCGTGTGTGTTCTTGAAGCAGATTTATATATT from Littorina saxatilis isolate snail1 linkage group LG7, US_GU_Lsax_2.0, whole genome shotgun sequence carries:
- the LOC138971211 gene encoding protein AATF-like, translating into MASLEEIVKQLSTPAPAYEDPEDDAGDGTNAQLASNLTDDNEDSFTSPRQSTQLRRRAAAYLEVDSRYHGAKTSRKDLYEFGDDNEENDDEGVGRSESEESVSNPLDFGVDKEDDMSADNDIEDEEMADEQDDDGDDSDDVEEEETGSEEEKDENNEEIMSSESESEGVTIQGTGKDDGEKAQAVVEQLDLWDRLMEARIKLQKTLSLVHKIPTGVQDGEAQQGAQSALNELGCSLCGLQSPNKSTPRKRKADADLEQRAKENFTSYQPYRNDTLTFWDDKTRLASKKFKSFNSFNTSVLKQIEQILSDRDRLVRRTRVSRDADAGDIKPEEIFDDNDFYQKLLRQLVEHKAADAENSASTQSQWLEIQKLRTKKKKKEVDTRASKGRKLRYNVHSKLVNFMAPRDDSTWSEDAKNELFKNLFKMPTDAEG